One stretch of Hemitrygon akajei chromosome 18, sHemAka1.3, whole genome shotgun sequence DNA includes these proteins:
- the pym1 gene encoding partner of Y14 and mago isoform X1, which produces MEAVPVADSGKYIPASQRPDGTWRKPRRVREGYVPQEEVPVYENKFVKFFKSKPELPPGLNPDESTKSKQQQSKQDGELAGLSKSAKRNLKRKEKRKQQQGNDGTTEADELSQTLQKTTIVGGSGNPNLQAAALPGDHDGAEKAKKVKNLKKKLRQIDELQQKLDSGEIKQATKEQLEKLSRRKQLMEELEDLELGL; this is translated from the exons ATGGAAGCTGTTCCCGTCGCTGATTCTG GAAAATATATTCCAGCATCACAGCGTCCTGACGGGACTTGGCGAAAACCAAGGCGTGTGAGGGAAGGATATGTGCCTCAAGAGGAAGTGCCAGT GTACGAGAACAAGTTTGTGAAGTTTTTCAAAAGTAAACCAGAGCTGCCGCCAGGCCTTAACCCAGATGAATCCACCAAAAGCAAGCAGCAACAGTCAAAGCAGGACGGAGAGCTAGCTGGGTTATCCAAGTCAGCTAAACGCAACCTCAAGCGCAAAGAGAAGCGCAAACAGCAGCAAGGAAATGACGGCACCACCGAGGCCGATGAGCTGAGTCAAACGTTGCAGAAAACCACCATTGTTGGTGGCAGTGGCAATCCAAACCTGCAGGCTGCTGCGCTGCCAGGTGACCACGATGGAGCAGAGAAGGCCAAAAAGGTAAAAAATCTCAAAAAAAAACTGCGCCAAATCGATGAACTACAGCAAAAGCTAGACTCTGGCGAGATTAAGCAGGCGACAAAAGAGCAGCTGGAAAAGTTGAGCCGCCGAAAACAACTGATGGAGGAGTTGGAGGATTTGGAACTGGGTTTGTAG
- the pym1 gene encoding partner of Y14 and mago isoform X2 gives MMCKSLLCKAVIKRYENKFVKFFKSKPELPPGLNPDESTKSKQQQSKQDGELAGLSKSAKRNLKRKEKRKQQQGNDGTTEADELSQTLQKTTIVGGSGNPNLQAAALPGDHDGAEKAKKVKNLKKKLRQIDELQQKLDSGEIKQATKEQLEKLSRRKQLMEELEDLELGL, from the exons ATGATGTGCAAAAGCCTTTTGTGCAAAGCTGTTATTAAAAG GTACGAGAACAAGTTTGTGAAGTTTTTCAAAAGTAAACCAGAGCTGCCGCCAGGCCTTAACCCAGATGAATCCACCAAAAGCAAGCAGCAACAGTCAAAGCAGGACGGAGAGCTAGCTGGGTTATCCAAGTCAGCTAAACGCAACCTCAAGCGCAAAGAGAAGCGCAAACAGCAGCAAGGAAATGACGGCACCACCGAGGCCGATGAGCTGAGTCAAACGTTGCAGAAAACCACCATTGTTGGTGGCAGTGGCAATCCAAACCTGCAGGCTGCTGCGCTGCCAGGTGACCACGATGGAGCAGAGAAGGCCAAAAAGGTAAAAAATCTCAAAAAAAAACTGCGCCAAATCGATGAACTACAGCAAAAGCTAGACTCTGGCGAGATTAAGCAGGCGACAAAAGAGCAGCTGGAAAAGTTGAGCCGCCGAAAACAACTGATGGAGGAGTTGGAGGATTTGGAACTGGGTTTGTAG